The following nucleotide sequence is from Synchiropus splendidus isolate RoL2022-P1 chromosome 1, RoL_Sspl_1.0, whole genome shotgun sequence.
CAGGGTCACATGCAGCGGCGGCACCCTGAGGAGTATGATAAACGTAAGTCTGTCAACATTGTGTTCATCTACACATCTGTTCACCAACACTGACAGTTATTATTGCGATGATGGCTTTAGCTGCAAGAGAGCTGACGGgtgtatcatcatcatcatcatcatcatgtgtaCTGAACAGATACAACTAttattctggtgtcaaatattgagATACCTTTTCCACCCCACCCCTAGTTTTAATGTGATTGGTATCACAGTCCAAACAGTTTCAGACAAAAAGGTCTGTAATTACAATTAAGAAATTCAAGTTGATAATGGttacttctttttttccataTGAAATTTACGATTATAAACCAGTATTAAACATGGTGGATTTCAAAGGAAATGAGCTGCCAGTCCTGATCTATGCGTCACGCTACATTGATGCTTCCTCCTTGATTTGTCTGATGGGCAACCGAAGTTGCGTCTGTGTTCTACTCTCCGTCTTATGACAGAGCTTCAGTCTGACAGCGAGAGTCTCTTTCGAATTGAAAGCCTCAAACAGGAGATCCAGAAACTGAAGGAGCAGataactcagcagcagcaggctctACAGGACAAAGTGGCACAGGTAAGATCAGGACTTGTTTCACTCGCCCTCTAGCCATTGTTTCATTTGGATAACCTTGGGGTATAAACGGTTGTTTTATCGTCTGCAGGAGAAAGAGCAACAGTCTTTGCAGAAAGATCTGTTGAAGGAGTTAGACCGCTTCAAAGCAGAGGAGATGGCCCGCACAGACAGGAAGATCGAGGACAGCAGGGACGGCATCCGCAGAGAGATGGAGTTTCTCTACAGCCGAAACATTCAGTCCATGAATGTATGTATGCAGAACACAATGTCAACTACTATGTTTGTTGCTTTGCTGTGCACAGCAGTGCTCCTTGGAAAGTCAAATAGCAACAGAGGGATTGTGTCCATGCTTGCTGGACAGGTCCATACCATGCTCACTAACACCTCTGGTTACCATGCAGTTCTGGTGCATGGCAACATCTGATCGCCAGAGGCTACATAATCTAATAAACGGAATAGCTTTTGGCCTTTTAAGAGATTTACCAACCTACCGAAACACAGCTGAGAAGGTTGCTGAACTAAAAAGATGCAAGTGTGCTTTTTGAAATCTACTGAAGCAACGGCTGATTCCTATCGTCATAAGAAACGTTCAAAAAAGTagtgatgtgatgatgaggcttcatgaaactgttttctgaacccacttgatggcgctctctgctctaaaaccttttggatttgaacaattcaaatgaaacctcacatcatttttaaaccaaaaacgccatctggtggcctctgaagataaggactctgtttcatgaagccttttcAGCGCATCACTACTAAAAAGAGGCTTTCAAACACCGTCATCctaatgatgggtagatgaggtttgatggcacagtattgaagggttgatgaggtttcatgaaacagtgtcctggttttcagaggccaccagatggcgttgTGTGCTGTTGTctacaacaaattcaatgaaacctcacatcattcccAAACCaggagtgccatctagtggcctctgaaaatgaggacactgtttcaccaacactgtttcatgatgcctcatctacccagcaCTAGTCACCACCGCTTTGTGAACTGAATGTGTGACCAGATGGCTAATTCCCAGTTCTAGTCACTGTTGTTCATCGCTCTCAATTCATTGTCATGTTGTATGTCCTCAGGATGTTAACCAGAATCAGACACTCATGGATGAGAACAAGCTGAAGAAGCAGGTCAGCTCAGAGGGTTGTTTTTGAACTTTAGATAGAGTTTGACATATACTAAGAGATTTCTTTTTCCAGGACAAAAAATGGAAATCTAAACTGCAGGATTTGAAGGCTCGGCATGAGTCGGAAAAAAATCAGGTATCTGTCTATCAATCATCTATTTACGTATCTAGGTATCTTTGTGTACAACtgtattgttttttcttcacaaaatCCCATTTTTAATTTGGTGCTTTCTTCATTTTGCAGTTGCTGAACGAGCTGAGCAGGATGCACTCGTCCGCGGCCGAGCAGGAGGACAGCATGCGGCGACTTAAAGAGGAGACGGCCAGAAAACTGCAGGAGAAAGATCAGATTATCAGGGATCAGAGGGAGCAGGTTTGTTTGACAGTCATCTGCGCTGCAGTGTGATTATTGTTAGGGAGGAAGTGGAGCTGGGGGGGCAGCCTTGTTCAGGATATCCTGTATTTGAAACGCCGACTCACAATGATGTGTACAGTgagtgtttgctttttttaactgGCAGATCAAGAAGCTTTCTTCAAGTCAACCCACTAAAGTGGTTCAAGTTCCAGGTATGATccatttaaaatgataaaaaaatgaagtgtcTCTTTACAAATGCGAGTGACGTGGATAAGCTCATGTTTTCTCTGTCGTTCCCGGCTGCCAGTCTTGGTCAGCACACCTGCCCCAGAACCAAAGCCAAAGAGAGTAGTTGTTGGTAAGTGACAATGCCATCATCAAGACAAACGCATGAGCTTCTGTTGCACGTCAGCGTTTCGCCAAGGAGTTGAAGGCTAACCAGCTGCTGCCACACAATTCTTGTCCCCTCTTCTTTCTGTTTCCCAAAACAACCATGTGTGCGGTCTAATTATAAGAGGAGCCCAGCTCTGCTCTTAAGTTGGATCCTATACAGGAGCTTTCAGAGGAAGATAAAGGTAAACaagagatgaaaacaaaatcagtTGGCCGCCTGCTGTCTGCATGGGTCCATCAGTCTGCTGTGCTCCTGGGCTGTCATCTAGTCAACATTTtggccagattttttttaaaggttgaGCTCATTTTTGTCCATCACTACTCTCCTCTGCTGGTGTGAACCAAATCCATCTGAATCTGTGGCTTGCAGCTCTGTTATTAGCTTTGTCAAATgcatgatttgttttttctctttgcaATTttccaacacaaaaaaaatgcgGTTTGGTTTGTTAAGCTCTTTTTATTCTCCTCTAGATTCCAGCAGCGTGTCAGAGAGAAGACCAGTGGGAAAAAAGCCAGAGCCAGTTCCAGAGAAGAGACGCCGGGTGGTGAACAAGAAGGAACTGCGTCGAGAGCTTGAACAGGCGCTGTTAAAGAAGCTGGAAACTGTGGGAGTGGAACATGTGAGTTCATCTGCAAGGATGTAGCAATGCTGAGACATCAATGAAATGAGATGCAAGATGAGACCATAATCCTGGGCTCGGTTCTAATCGATTCCACATTAGCAAACATGGAGGTTTGAGAATGCAAAGCGACTGAGAAACGTCATGGCATGTATGATATTATATAACCAGAGCGTGTTCTGCATCTGCTCAAGCAGTGACAGAAGTGACTAAACTTTTAGTTTGTGTCCATGCAGTTTTGCCAAATGTTGGAAGGATTTTCAATCCTGTTCCGattgtcattttaaaatccaGCTATTTATTTACAAATTCGTAGATCATAAATATTTCTGTAATGCAGATCTAAgcgttttttaaaatgtgtttatttatttattgaattattagtAGCCAGGTTTTGAAGCATTAATAGTACAACCTAGAAACTACACTACAAAGTGTTTATTCACtattcacagtttttttttgttttgttctgttttaatatatggcaacaacaataaaataaaataacatccaGCTCCACGCAACGATGTCCAATGTGAATGTTGGTGCCCGCGTTGAATTAAGAAACAAGATGATTTTTTCCCCTCGATTGTTTATTGTGATTTTGTAGAAAAGCAGCAGCAAAACCTCAATGGCCAAATGTGCTATACTCAGAACGTTTGTCTCTAATCTTCACCTGGACATGACAAGTGTGGAAACCAACGCAATTATGACCCAGAAAACTGCAGAAGACAGATATGCGGAaccttcatgttttgttttttttgcattcagtAAACACTAGCAAGAAATGTAATGAGCAGCCACTAAAGTGACACGTCCACTTTCTACACAGTAAAAAATGCTATGCCTGTGTTAACTTGACCTAAACGCAGCTGTATTGTCACTGCACTCAGGATCAGAGAGGTGTGAAGAGCAAGGAGCTCAAATTCATCCTGGACAAATTGGAGTCAAAGAGGGAAAGCGTCGCGAAAGCAATGCCTGAGTACTGGGACCAGAGAGAGGGTTTGGTCAGCGCAATGGAGCAAAAGTTGGGCCAAGACCTCTCTGCGAGTAAACCCAGACGCTCAGCTCAAGGTGAGTCATCCATTAAGCCTCTTTCTGCTTGAGATCATCACAAAAACCACCAGGAATGTCGAGACGTTGAATCAGTCTGATCGATCTAAACCACCTTATCTGCTGACAGTTTTGCAGATCAGGCCTCGGTCCAGCAGCCTCCCATCCAGAGCAAGCCAAGTCACATCAACGTCTCCAGCCAGGCACTCCAAGACCCCACAGCCAGTGCCAAGATCTAGAACAACAGCACAACCCAAGACCTCGACGCCTAACAATCGGAGCACTGCAATGAAAGTCCACACAGCCAAGTAAGCAAAATGAAACTCTGTTTTTAGAGTGATGTTTTGACGTTCCACGTGGACGGACATTTTCTCAGGGAATTGCATGCTAACTCTGGGACTCAAGTATTGTCATTCATCTTTGATACCGAAAACCTATGAACTGTAGTTCAGAATACtggtaataaaaacaaaaaccatcacGTAAAACTTTTTGTGTTTCCTTCCTTCTTGAAGAACCCCACCTTTCAGCTCTGATGAGGAGTCTGAGGAGGAATCTTCTgagtcagaggaggagcagccaaAACTCCAGAGGAGCAGCGGACCTCAAAGCAGACTTGGTCAAGTGCTGCAAATCCGAAACGGCCAGAGCGGCCTGGTCCACTCGAGACCGCCACCATCAAGGTTTTCGTCGTCCACCAACCCACCGCAAAGCGCTGTCACCAAAACAGCGGTCACTCACATGGAGAGCGAGGATGAAGAAATGGAGGACGACGAGGACTGGTCAGATGTCAGTGAGCTGCAGGAGATCGACCCCAACCAGCTCAGAAGTTACAGAGACCCGAATGCAAGTCTGGACCAGAGAAAGCCTGGCAAAGGTTAGTTGCTGCAAAAATACTTCACACTAGTGAAgcaatgaaacagtgttctaattttcagaggccactagatggcgctcttggtttagaaatgatgtgaggtttcaataaattagttgttcaagtgcaaacattttacagcagacagcgccatctggtggccaggacactgtttcatgaaaccttgacAGCAAATCACTACGGAGCACTTCTTTCTTTGCTGCTTTTATCACTGCAATATTTCGGTTTAGTGATCTGTTGTGAGGATCTGCACCATTAATTTAAGAACATGTGGAAGGGAAAAACAACCATCCGTTCACCTTGCTCATTGTGCCTCTCTGAGCATAAATGGGGCCTCGTGGACGATGTGTTGGCCTGGGCATCTCAGCGTATGAATAGCTTGTGCTTAGGCATGCGTTAAGGCTTGAGGGGACAAAATGGGGAGCGATGACAGTGAGTCGCAGCGACAACTTCCAGACCTCCCGTACACACAGATTGAACCCTGTTTAGCTTTAAACACTGAAGTGTTTAAGTGTCATACGTTTTATCTCCAACTGTGTTTGTTATTTTCATGTGATGCCAGAGAACAAGGTCGCTGATCTCACTGCGAAGTTGGAGAGGCAGTCCCCAGACAGGTCAATAAAgcgaccagcagggggcgtcagCATCCTGCCGCAGAGGAGGGATGAGGTGCAGGAGCTCTCGGTGAGAAACGCTGCACATTTCATTTACCACTTCGTGTTTTGCAAAGCAAAAGTGGAACAGTTGTGCTTCAATTCACGCCGACAGaatgatgagctggaggagagcagcGAGTGGGTTGTGTCATCTTTGGAAGAGAAACATGACAAGTTCAAAACCGCTCGGAGCTCAGGGTCACTGAGGAAGAGTCTAGACTCGTCCAGCACCAGCGTCTGGGGCACCTCCACTGGAAAAGCCCCTAAATCCGGTGAGATCACCATGTTCAGTGTGACTCTGCGGTTTATTGTACTGTTTGTTGATTTGAAATTCCACCTTGGTCTCATCAGGTTTAACTGGAGCCGGAACTGGAAGCACCCTGAAGAGCAGCCTGTGCTCACTGAGTGACATCACGGACTCTGATGACAGCGCTGATAACTGACCCACCgacacctgactcttcactcaCTACCTTCTTCACACTTGAATGCTGTACCTCAAACATGAGCAATACTTTTAAAGGGATGTTGAGGTTGCTGGATTCTCCTGCAGAGGTTCTTTGATTTGGATTCTTTCTATAAGCCTTGTGCCAATTGTGTACTTGccatatcatttttttaaaaagagaacAGATTCTGCACtccagttttatagttttgtttttattgtaaatTGTTTATATTTGTGTCTTAAGATAATACATATTTGTAA
It contains:
- the dzip1 gene encoding cilium assembly protein DZIP1 isoform X2, with the translated sequence MTPSSSAPAILPFRFRPRRESVDWRRISAVDINLVVNELDVDALQEHISAVTFCCLDGERCQRCRSPVDPSLVKLLQLAQLTVEWLLHCQEFLTLNLRAIEERLAAGDKEREQLQAAASKEHGQLLDRHKKQEERIKELTNELKQRKKIIRTQQSLLASSSRLSSQKCLHCGKTFLNSSFLQGHMQRRHPEEYDKQLQSDSESLFRIESLKQEIQKLKEQITQQQQALQDKVAQEKEQQSLQKDLLKELDRFKAEEMARTDRKIEDSRDGIRREMEFLYSRNIQSMNDVNQNQTLMDENKLKKQDKKWKSKLQDLKARHESEKNQLLNELSRMHSSAAEQEDSMRRLKEETARKLQEKDQIIRDQREQIKKLSSSQPTKVVQVPVLVSTPAPEPKPKRVVVEEPSSALKLDPIQELSEEDKDSSSVSERRPVGKKPEPVPEKRRRVVNKKELRRELEQALLKKLETVGVEHDQRGVKSKELKFILDKLESKRESVAKAMPEYWDQREGLVSAMEQKLGQDLSASKPRRSAQVLQIRPRSSSLPSRASQVTSTSPARHSKTPQPVPRSRTTAQPKTSTPNNRSTAMKVHTAKTPPFSSDEESEEESSESEEEQPKLQRSSGPQSRLGQVLQIRNGQSGLVHSRPPPSRFSSSTNPPQSAVTKTAVTHMESEDEEMEDDEDWSDVSELQEIDPNQLRSYRDPNASLDQRKPGKENKVADLTAKLERQSPDRSIKRPAGGVSILPQRRDEVQELSNDELEESSEWVVSSLEEKHDKFKTARSSGSLRKSLDSSSTSVWGTSTGKAPKSGLTGAGTGSTLKSSLCSLSDITDSDDSADN
- the dzip1 gene encoding cilium assembly protein DZIP1 isoform X1, whose protein sequence is MPFQDGVYYPFTSDTQGTHSSAGIPSLLNSPLSQHSAQAMTPSSSAPAILPFRFRPRRESVDWRRISAVDINLVVNELDVDALQEHISAVTFCCLDGERCQRCRSPVDPSLVKLLQLAQLTVEWLLHCQEFLTLNLRAIEERLAAGDKEREQLQAAASKEHGQLLDRHKKQEERIKELTNELKQRKKIIRTQQSLLASSSRLSSQKCLHCGKTFLNSSFLQGHMQRRHPEEYDKQLQSDSESLFRIESLKQEIQKLKEQITQQQQALQDKVAQEKEQQSLQKDLLKELDRFKAEEMARTDRKIEDSRDGIRREMEFLYSRNIQSMNDVNQNQTLMDENKLKKQDKKWKSKLQDLKARHESEKNQLLNELSRMHSSAAEQEDSMRRLKEETARKLQEKDQIIRDQREQIKKLSSSQPTKVVQVPVLVSTPAPEPKPKRVVVEEPSSALKLDPIQELSEEDKDSSSVSERRPVGKKPEPVPEKRRRVVNKKELRRELEQALLKKLETVGVEHDQRGVKSKELKFILDKLESKRESVAKAMPEYWDQREGLVSAMEQKLGQDLSASKPRRSAQVLQIRPRSSSLPSRASQVTSTSPARHSKTPQPVPRSRTTAQPKTSTPNNRSTAMKVHTAKTPPFSSDEESEEESSESEEEQPKLQRSSGPQSRLGQVLQIRNGQSGLVHSRPPPSRFSSSTNPPQSAVTKTAVTHMESEDEEMEDDEDWSDVSELQEIDPNQLRSYRDPNASLDQRKPGKENKVADLTAKLERQSPDRSIKRPAGGVSILPQRRDEVQELSNDELEESSEWVVSSLEEKHDKFKTARSSGSLRKSLDSSSTSVWGTSTGKAPKSGLTGAGTGSTLKSSLCSLSDITDSDDSADN